A stretch of the Rosa rugosa chromosome 5, drRosRugo1.1, whole genome shotgun sequence genome encodes the following:
- the LOC133712342 gene encoding pentatricopeptide repeat-containing protein At3g18110, chloroplastic, whose amino-acid sequence MTFTGVLSLATSPLFHSESPLSSSSSNKVCKSTCLSCSLTQLPSSTSSSEQPNDSNTSQINNNKKFSYSRASPSVRWPHLKLSETYPSPPQTQFTPLVEDAGFSTQLSDSESESEGKEEDNGDVGFAAASSLDKNDETQLVLGRPSKTKAKKMTKLALKRAKDWRERVKFFTDRILGLKSDEFVADVLDDRKVQMTPTDFCFVVKWVGQKSWQRALEVYEWLNLRHWYAPNARMLATILAVLGKANQEALAVEIYTRAEPEIGNTVQVYNAMMGVYARSGRFKRVQELLNLMRERGCEPDLVSLNTLINARLRSGAMVPNLAIELLNEVRRSGLRPDIITYNTLISGCARESNLEEAVKVYADMEAHNCQPDLWTYNAMISVYGRCGQSSKAEQLFKELESKGFFPDAVTYNSLLYAFARELNIEKVRDIGEEMVKMGFAKDEMTYNTIIHMYGKQGKHDQAQQIYRDMKMLGRIPDAVTYTVLIDSLGKENKITEAANVMSEMLDSGVKPTLRTYSALMCGYAKAGKQVEAQETFDCMIKSGIRPDHLAYSVMLDIFLRSNETKKAMTLYQEMLHDGFMPDNALYEVMLRVLGTENKLETIEKVIRDMEKVGGMNAQVISSILVKGECYDHAAKMLRLAITSGYELDRESLFSILSSYSSCGRHSEACELLAFLKEHAPGSNQLITEAMVVIQCKAGEFNAALAEYSNSKGFHSFSRSCTMYEILIQGCEKNELFGEASQVYSDMRFYGIEPSEHLYQIMVLIYCKMGFPETAHHLIEQADMKGILFDSISIYVDVIEVYGKLKLWQKAESLVGSLKQRCKTVDRKVWNALIQAYAASGCYERARVIFNTMTRDGPSPTVESVNGLLQALIVDGRLDELYVLIQELQDMGFKISKSSILLMLEAYARAGNIFEVKKIYHGMKAAGYFPKMDSFRIMIKLLCRGKRVRDVEAMVSEMEEAGFKPDLSIWNSLLKLYAGIEDFKKTVNVYQRIKEAELQPDEDTYNTLIILYCRDRRPEEGLTLMHEMRRQGLEPKLNTYKSLISAFGKQKLLDQAEELFEELRSNGCKLDRSFYHTMMKLYRNSGNHAKAEMLLSVMKEAGIEPNFATMHLLMVSYGSSGQPQEAEKVLDNLKVTGLDLDTLPYSSVIDAYLRNGDYNTGIQKLNEMKKGGLEPDHRIWTCFIRAASLSQQTSEAFVLLNALRDAGFDLPIRLLKEKSESLIPDVDHCLENLEPLEDNAAFNFVNALEDLLWAYELRATASWVFQLAVKRGIYNHDVFRVADKDWGADFRKLSAGSALVGLTLWLDQMQDASLEGYPESPKSVVLITGTSEYNMVSLNSTLKACLWEIGSPFLPCKTRSGLLVAKAHSLRMWLKDSPFCLDLELKDAPALPESNSMQLIDGCFLRRGLVPAFKEINEKLGLVRPKKFARLALLSDEKRERVIQADIEGRKEKLEKMRKRGIVDPSRVSRIRKLRKRTYIRPSMLSNTKQIASKRRALD is encoded by the exons ATGACATTTACAGGAGTGCTGTCCCTGGCCACCTCACCCTTATTCCATTCAGAGTCCCcactctcatcttcttcttcaaataaGGTATGCAAAAGCACTTGTCTTTCTTGCTCTCTAACTCAACTACCTTCTAGTACTTCTAGTTCTGAGCAGCCTAATGATAGTAATACTAGTCAAATTAACAACAACAAGAAATTTAGCTATAGCAGAGCTTCACCCTCAGTCAGATGGCCTCATTTGAAGCTCTCAGAAACTTACCCTTCACCTCCTCAGACCCAATTCACCCCTCTTGTGGAGGATGCCGGGTTTTCGACCCAGCTCTCTGATTCTGAGTCTGAGTCTGAGGGCAAAGAGGAAGATAATGGGGATGTGGGTTTTGCAGCAGCATCATCTTTGGATAAGAATGATGAAACCCAGTTAGTGTTGGGGAGGCCCAGCAAGACCAAGGCAAAGAAAATGACCAAATTGGCTCTTAAGAGAGCCAAGGATTGGAGGGAGAGAGTCAAGTTCTTTACTGATAGGATTTTGGGGTTGAAATCTGATGAGTTTGTTGCTGATGTGCTGGATGATAGGAAAGTACAGATGACCCCCACTGATTTTTGCTTTGTGGTGAAATGGGTGGGGCAGAAGAGCTGGCAGCGGGCGTTGGAGGTGTACGAGTGGCTGAATTTGCGCCACTGGTATGCCCCGAATGCACGAATGCTTGCAACTATCTTGGCTGTTCTTGGAAAGGCTAATCAGGAAGCTTTGGCTGTGGAGATATACACCAGGGCTGAGCCTGAAATTGGTAATACAGTCCAAGTGTACAATGCAATGATGGGTGTGTATGCACGAAGTGGTCGGTTTAAGAGGGTGCAAGAACTGCTCAACTTAATGCGTGAGCGGGGGTGTGAGCCAGACCTTGTGAGTCTCAACACTTTGATTAATGCTCGTCTTAGGTCAGGTGCCATGGTACCAAATTTGGCTATTGAACTTTTGAATGAGGTGAGGAGGTCGGGTCTTAGGCCAGATATAATCACTTACAATACTCTTATAAGCGGCTGTGCTCGTGAATCCAATTTGGAGGAGGCGGTGAAGGTATATGCTGACATGGAAGCACATAACTGTCAACCTGATCTTTGGACTTATAATGCCATGATTTCGGTATATGGCAGATGTGGGCAGTCGAGCAAAGCTGAGCAGCTCTTTAAGGAATTGGAGTCAAAAGGGTTTTTCCCAGATGCAGTGACATATAATTCTTTGTTGTATGCTTTTGCAAGAGAACTTAATATAGAAAAAGTCAGGGATATTGGTGAAGAGATGGTGAAAATGGGGTTTGCTAAAGATGAGATGACATACAATACTATTATCCACATGTATGGCAAGCAGGGCAAGCATGATCAAGCACAGCAGATTTACCGGGACATGAAAATGTTGGGTCGAATTCCTGATGCTGTTACGTACACTGTTTTGATAGATTCCCTTGGGAAAGAAAATAAGATTACAGAGGCCGCAAATGTGATGTCAGAAATGTTGGACAGTGGAGTAAAACCCACTCTTCGGACTTATAGTGCTTTAATGTGTGGATATGCGAAGGCTGGCAAACAGGTGGAGGCTCAAGAAACATTTGATTGCATGATTAAGTCTGGGATTAGACCAGATCATCTAGCATACTCAGTTATGCTTGATATCTTTCTCAGGTCCAACGAGACAAAGAAGGCAATGACATTGTACCAGGAAATGCTGCATGATGGTTTCATGCCAGATAATGCCCTTTACGAGGTAATGTTGCGGGTGCTTGGAACTGAAAACAAATTGGAAACTATTGAAAAAGTGATTAGAGACATGGAAAAGGTCGGTGGTATGAATGCACAGGTCATCTCTTCAATTCTTGTTAAGGGAGAATGCTATGATCATGCTGCTAAAATGTTAAGATTAGCCATCACCAGTGGTTATGAACTGGACCGGGAAAGTCTTTTTTCTATTCTCAGTTCATATAGTTCTTGTGGTAGACACTCAGAGGCATGTGAGTTGCTTGCATTTTTGAAAGAACATGCTCCCGGTTCCAACCAACTGATAACTGAGGCAATGGTTGTCATACAATGCAAGGCTGGTGAATTTAATGCTGCCTTGGCAGAATATAGTAATTCCAAGGGTTTCCATTCTTTTAGCAGAAGTTGTACTATGTATGAAATCTTGATTCAAGGCTGTGAGAAGAATGAACTCTTTGGTGAAGCTTCACAGGTTTATTCTGACATGAGATTCTACGGTATTGAACCATCAGAGCATCTTTACCAAATTATGGTGCTGATATATTGTAAAATGGGTTTCCCCGAGACAGCTCACCATTTGATTGAGCAGGCAGACATGAAAGGCATTCTTTTTGACAGTATCTCCATATATGTTGATGTTATTGAAGTATATGGGAAATTGAAGCTATGGCAGAAAGCTGAAAGTTTGGTGGGAAGTCTTAAACAAAGATGTAAAACGGTGGATAGGAAGGTCTGGAATGCCTTGATACAAGCTTATGCTGCAAGTGGTTGCTATGAGCGGGCTAGAGTGATCTTTAACACAATGACAAGAGATGGTCCTTCCCCAACGGTAGAGTCTGTTAATGGTCTTTTGCAGGCTTTAATTGTTGATGGGAGGTTGGACGAACTTTATGTTCTTATCCAGGAGTTGCAAGATATGGGTTTTAAAATAAGCAAGAGTTCAATTCTGTTGATGCTTGAAGCATATGCTCGAGCTGGTAACATATTTGAGGTGAAGAAAATATATCATGGAATGAAGGCTGCCGGTTATTTTCCTAAAATGGATAGTTTCAGAATTATGATCAAGTTATTGTGCAGGGGGAAACGAGTAAGGGATGTTGAAGCAATGGTTTCTGAGATGGAAGAGGCGGGTTTCAAGCCTGATCTTTCAATATGGAATTCCTTGCTTAAATTATATGCAGGAATTGAGGATTTCAAAAAGACAGTTAATGTATACCAGCGGATTAAAGAAGCTGAACTTCAACCAGATGAAGATACTTACAATACATTAATTATATTGTACTGCAGAGATCGTAGACCAGAAGAAGGTTTGACTCTGATGCATGAAATGAGAAGGCAGGGCCTGGAACCGAAGCTGAACACTTACAAAAGCTTAATTTCAGCATTTGGTAAGCAGAAGTTGTTGGATCAAGCTGAGGAACTTTTTGAAGAGTTAAGGTCTAATGGATGTAAATTGGATCGGTCATTTTATCATACGATGATGAAACTATATAGAAATTCTGGAAACCATGCCAAAGCTGAAATGCTGCTGTCTGTGATGAAGGAGGCTGGAATAGAACCCAACTTTGCCACAATGCACTTGCTTATGGTTTCTTATGGCAGCTCTGGACAGCCTCAGGAAGCAGAAAAAGTGCTCGACAATTTGAAAGTAACTGGTTTAGATCTGGATACATTACCCTATAGTTCAGTTATTGATGCTTATCTAAGGAATGGAGATTATAACACTGGAATTCAAAAGCTCAATGAGATGAAGAAAGGTGGTCTGGAGCCAGATCATAGAATATGGACATGCTTCATAAGGGCTGCAAGTTTGTCCCAGCAGACAAGTGAAGCCTTTGTTCTTCTAAATGCACTACGTGATGCTGGATTTGATCTCCCAATTAG GCTTTTGAAGGAAAAATCTGAGTCACTCATTCCAGATGTAGACCACTGTCTAGAGAACCTAGAACCCTTAGAAGACAATGCAGCCTTCAATTTTGTCAATGCTCTGGAGGACCTCTTGTGGGCATATGAACTCCGGGCTACTGCTTCATGGGTTTTCCAACTGGCAGTAAAGAGAGGCATCTATAACCATGATGTGTTCAG AGTCGCTGACAAGGACTGGGGTGCTGATTTTAGGAAGTTGTCAGCTGGTTCTGCTCTTGTTGGTCTTACTTTATGGCTTGATCAGATGCAG GATGCATCCTTGGAGGGTTATCCAGAGTCTCCCAAGTCAGTCGTTCTGATAACAGGGACATCTGAGTACAACATGGTTTCACTTAATAGTACATTAAAGGCATGCCTTTGGGAAATTGGTTCACCTTTTCTGCCGTGTAAAACACGAAGTGGTCTACTTGTAGCAAAAGCACACTCCCTCAGAATGTGGTTAAAGGACTCCCCGTTTTGTTTGGACCTTGAGTTGAAAGATGCCCCAGCACTCCCTGAATCAAACTCAATGCAGCTCATTGATGGATGCTTCTTAAGACGTGGTCTTGTTCCTGcatttaaagaaataaatgagaAGCTTGGATTAGTGAGGCCCAAGAAATTTGCAAGACTGGCTTTGCTATCTgatgaaaaaagagaaagggTTATTCAAGCTGATATTGAGGGGAGGAAAGAGAAGTTAGAAAAAATGAGAAAGAGGGGAATTGTTGACCCGAGTAGGGTGAGCAGGATTAGGAAGCTTAGAAAGAGGACATATATAAGACCGTCCATGTTATCAAACACCAAACAAATTGCATCAAAAAGAAGAGCTTTGGATTAG
- the LOC133712344 gene encoding CASP-like protein 1E1 codes for MESQYIGGRSNTDGGGMPEKEVRVANRRRVGSCESLVRVLAVLLTLAAAIVQGLNKQTKVAPIKVVPTLPAIYIPLTAKWQDLSAFAYLLVANVIASVYAAFSLVLSFANRGTKKSSLGLFIIVLDILIVGVLFSAIGAAVAIGLIGYHGNSHVQWNKVCNVFDRFCHQVIASVVLTQFAALAFIFLVVLAILRLNRGPLK; via the exons ATGGAGAGCCAGTACATAGGAGGCAGAAGCAATACCGATGGCGGTGGGATGCCGGAGAAGGAAGTGAGGGTAGCAAACCGGAGAAGAGTTGGGAGTTGTGAGTCACTTGTGAGGGTTTTGGCCGTATTACTAACTCTGGCCGCTGCTATAGTTCAAGGGTTGAATAAGCAGACCAAAGTTGCTCCAATTAAGGTGGTTCCAACCTTGCCAGCCATTTATATTCCACTCACAGCCAAATGGCAAGACTTATCTGCTTTTGc GTACTTGCTGGTTGCAAATGTCATAGCAAGTGTATACGCAGCATTTTCCCTAGTCCTTTCCTTTGCAAACCGGGGCACAAAGAAGAGCTCACTAGGGCTCTTCATCATTGTCCTAGATATATTGATCGTGGGGGTGCTTTTCTCAGCCATCGGAGCCGCCGTGGCTATCGGTCTGATCGGGTACCATGGGAATTCACATGTGCAGTGGAACAAGGTCTGCAATGTGTTTGACAGATTTTGTCACCAGGTGATCGCATCAGTGGTCCTGACTCAGTTTGCAGCTCTTGCATTTATCTTCCTAGTTGTGCTTGCTATCTTACGCCTTAACAGAGGTCCACTTAAGTAG